In Candidatus Tectomicrobia bacterium, the genomic stretch CATCGAGACAAGCTTCCCCGCCTATGGGGGGGCCCTCTCCGTCCGGCGGCTTGGCTTGTCCATGCCCCGCAACCGCTTCGACGGAATCCTGCTGGAGAACGCGCGGCGCCAGGGCGCCGATATCCGCCTCGGTACCCGGCTCTCTGGCATCCGCATGGAGCGCGGCGGAGCTGTGCTAACCCTCGCCGCAAGCCATGGAAGGACCGCCTTCCAGGCGCGGGCACGGCTGGTCATCGGGGCGGACGGGCGCGCCTCCTCCGTTTCCCGGCTGATGGGGCTCTCTCTCCCCCCGCGCGGCCGGGTGCGCGCGGTGGCGCACACCTACTTCGAGGGAGTCCGGGGGATGGGGGAACGCGGAGAGATGCATATCCTTCCGGGCGGCGCCTATTGCGCTCTCGACCAAACCCCGGCGGGACTCTGCAACGTCTCCTACGTGGACGATCTGGAAGCCCTTCGGCCGTGGCGGCGGGAGGAGGCGCTCCTGCGGGAGGCGTTCGGCCGGAATCCCCTCCTGCGAGAGAGATTTTCGAGCGCGAAACGCGCACGGCCGATCCGCGTGCTGGCCCCGCTCCAGGTCAGGTCGAAGCGCCCCGTTGCGGACCGGGTGATGCTCGTCGGCGATGCCGCCGGATTCTACGACCCCTTCACGGGGGAAGGCATCTATGCCGCCCTCCGGACGGCCATGATGGCAGCCGAAGTGGCGGACGAAGCCCTGGCCGGCGACCGGCTCTCCGTCCGGACTTTGGCGCGGTACGAATCGATGCGGGCGAAATGGATGGGGCCCAAGCTGCTCGTCTGGCGGTTCTTCCAGTCTCTCATTCGGCGCGATCGGCTGGTCGAACGCTTCGGGCGGGAGTTGGCCCGCCACCCCGAAATCGGGGATCTCCTGGTGGGGCTGACGGGGAATTACGTGCCCCCGCGCGCCCTGCTCCAGCCTTCGGTGCTGGCCCGGCTCGTGGCCGGGCTGGTGCCGTTCGCTTCTTTTTTCCCGTAGCGGCCCGGCATATCCCGCTGGGCGCTCGCCTGAAAGGAAAGCCATGCAGACGATGCGGAAGCGGAGCGCGTGGCGGTGCGCCGTGTTTTTCGCTTTCGCCCTCCTCGCAGCCTCCTCCGCCTCGGCGGCCTCATCCACCCCGTTGCCGCGGGGGACATTCGCCGTCATCCCCGCCCGGAGCGACGTGCGGGCCCGGGTCAGTTCCACTCTTCATGACTTCGATGTCGAAGCGAAGGTATACCGGGGCGAGGCGGTGATTTCCCGCGATTCGGGCAATCCCGTTCAGCTTTTCGTCGAATTTCGCGTCAAGGAGATGGTTTCGGGGAACTTTATGCGGGACCAAGTGATGCGGAGCGATGTCTTCGAAGACGCAAGATACCCCCTCGTCCGATTCCGATCCGAAAAGATTTCTTTGGCGGGGACCGGCCCCGAGGGCTCTCTCCGCTTCCAGGCGGAGGGAACGCTCAACATGCATGGCGTGGAGAAGAACCAGATAATTTCCATCTTCGTTTCTCCGGGCGGGGACCGTATCCTCGCCCGGGCGGAGTTCCCGCTCCGCATCTCGGACTATGGGATGAAAGTTCCCTCTCCCCTCCCCTTCCTCCACACGGAGGACGTGGTGAAGGTCACGGTCCGGATCGTCCTCCATCCCGGCGGGGATTGAGCCCGGCGCTTCGGCCCGGTTTTTCCGGTTTCCGCGCCCCTGGCGCCGGGGCCCGCTAAATATCCTCGACCAGCTCCCACAGCGTCCCCATGGTGCTCTTCGGCTGGATGAACGCGACCAGATGGCCGCCGAAGCCGGGCCTGGACTTCTCGTCGATCATCTGGAAGCCCTGCGCCTTCATCTGGGCGATGACTCCCTCGATGTTTTTCACGTCGTAAGCCACATGGTGAAGCCCCTCGCCGCGTTCCCGGATGAACCTGGCAAGGCTGGTGTCGTCCCGGAGGGGGGAGATGGGTTCGATGAGGTCCCCTCCCAGATCCATCATGGCGAGGTCCGCGCCGCCGTCCCGGCTCTTTTCCCGCGCGAGCAGCTTGGCCCCCATCTTCTGGTAGAGCGCGATGGCGGCATCCATGTCTTTCACAGCGATACCGATGTGGTGGATCTTGTTGAACATTGCGGTCTCCTGAGAGAGGCGGGCGGCCGGTCCGGCGTCATTCTGCCGCCGGCGGCCCAGGCGCGGCCGGATCGCTGTGGGAGAAGACTATCCCGTCATCGTCGCCCCATCGACCGAAATGATGGAACCACTCATGAAATCGTTCTCCGGGGACATAAGGAATACGACCGTAGCGGCTATGTGCTCGGGGTCGCCGAAGCGGCCGAGGGAGATCCCCCTCAGGCGCGTCTCCCTGTAATCCGGCTCCTCCGCCAGTTTCGCCTTCACGCGGCCGCTCGCCACGAGGCCGGGGGCGATGCAATTCACCTGTATCCCATAGGGGCCCAGCTCCATGGCCAGGCTCCGGGTGAAGAGCTCGAGCGCCGCCTTGGTGCCGCAGTAGAGGGTTCGCGCGGGCCGGGCATGATGGCCCGAGACCGAGCCCATCATGAGGATGTGGCCGCTCCGCTGGGGGATCATTCGCTTGGCCGCCTCTCGGCCGGCGAAGTAGAAGGATTTCGTGTTCACCTCGAACATGACGTCGATTTCCTCGTCCGTGACCTCGACGAGTGGCTTGAAGTTTCGTGTGCCCACGCAGTTGACGAGGATGTCGAGGCCGCCCAGGAAGGCGGCGCCCTCCGCGACAGCCGTTCCTCCTTGCCGCGAATCGCTGAAGTCATACCCCTTTCCATCCGCGCGAACGCCATGCGCCCGGCATCGCGCGGCTATCTCCTCGCGGGCTTGGGCGTTGGCTCCGCCCACCACCCAGACGTCCGCCCCTTCGGCCGCGAGCCGAAGGGCGATGGCGGCGCCCATGCCGGAGGAGGCACCCGTCACGACAGCCCGCTTCCCTTCCACTTTTCTTGGCATCGGCGAGGATTCCCCATTGAGGTTATGAATAGGCCCGACGGCCTTCCCTGTGGGAGGGAACTCTAGCAGAAAAACGCGGCGCGTCCGACATCCCGGCCCCATTTCTCGCGTGGCCCGCTCCGGCCCCCCGTTCCAGCCGCCGCCGGCGAAAGCACTCCAAAATGAATGTCTCTCCTGCATGAAAAAACGACCCGCCTCGTTCAGGGAGGCGGCGGTTTTTTCCCCGCGAGAACTAGGGATTAAAAACCTGAACTTCAGGAGAGTCCGCAAGCGCGCGCGCACTGCAACAAGCCACATTTCCTTCGGGGCCGCGCGGTCCCCGCCAGACGAGCCGTCATAACGCTGATGCTCTCGAATTTTCAGAATCGAGCCCGCCGCCTAGGACCACGGGCCCACCTTCCGCCATATTGGAAACA encodes the following:
- a CDS encoding NAD(P)/FAD-dependent oxidoreductase, whose product is MPGLDHQPFDIAIVGGGPAGSAAAAALARRGWNVLLLEKSPAPAPKICGEFVCPRALEIIEEIGALSEIEAEPHRQVAGMLLSTPRGLHIETSFPAYGGALSVRRLGLSMPRNRFDGILLENARRQGADIRLGTRLSGIRMERGGAVLTLAASHGRTAFQARARLVIGADGRASSVSRLMGLSLPPRGRVRAVAHTYFEGVRGMGERGEMHILPGGAYCALDQTPAGLCNVSYVDDLEALRPWRREEALLREAFGRNPLLRERFSSAKRARPIRVLAPLQVRSKRPVADRVMLVGDAAGFYDPFTGEGIYAALRTAMMAAEVADEALAGDRLSVRTLARYESMRAKWMGPKLLVWRFFQSLIRRDRLVERFGRELARHPEIGDLLVGLTGNYVPPRALLQPSVLARLVAGLVPFASFFP
- a CDS encoding YceI family protein; its protein translation is MQTMRKRSAWRCAVFFAFALLAASSASAASSTPLPRGTFAVIPARSDVRARVSSTLHDFDVEAKVYRGEAVISRDSGNPVQLFVEFRVKEMVSGNFMRDQVMRSDVFEDARYPLVRFRSEKISLAGTGPEGSLRFQAEGTLNMHGVEKNQIISIFVSPGGDRILARAEFPLRISDYGMKVPSPLPFLHTEDVVKVTVRIVLHPGGD
- the mce gene encoding methylmalonyl-CoA epimerase, with protein sequence MFNKIHHIGIAVKDMDAAIALYQKMGAKLLAREKSRDGGADLAMMDLGGDLIEPISPLRDDTSLARFIRERGEGLHHVAYDVKNIEGVIAQMKAQGFQMIDEKSRPGFGGHLVAFIQPKSTMGTLWELVEDI
- a CDS encoding SDR family oxidoreductase codes for the protein MPRKVEGKRAVVTGASSGMGAAIALRLAAEGADVWVVGGANAQAREEIAARCRAHGVRADGKGYDFSDSRQGGTAVAEGAAFLGGLDILVNCVGTRNFKPLVEVTDEEIDVMFEVNTKSFYFAGREAAKRMIPQRSGHILMMGSVSGHHARPARTLYCGTKAALELFTRSLAMELGPYGIQVNCIAPGLVASGRVKAKLAEEPDYRETRLRGISLGRFGDPEHIAATVVFLMSPENDFMSGSIISVDGATMTG